The following nucleotide sequence is from Pseudomonadota bacterium.
CCCTGATTTCCTGGGCGCATACGACATCCGGTTTTTGTGCCGCCATCCAGTCAAAGAAACCCTTGCGGGCAGCCGCCCTGATGCCGTTGACATTGATTGAGATCACCCGAAATCGATTTGCCAAAACTGTCCTCCGGAAAATGGGAGCGTGTATCATAGCGGCCTGGTGTCCCACATGCAGCGGGAAGATTGTGAAAGCTCACCAACAAGAATTTCTCGACCTGGCTATTGAAACAGGTGCGTTACGTTTCGGGGAGTTCACGCTTAAATCGGGCCGGGTCAGCCCGTATTTTTTTAACGCGGGTCTTTTTTGCAGCGGCCGCGCGATGGCGGTGCTGGGCCGTTGCTACGCGCAATCCATCGTCGAATCCGGCCTGCAGTTCGACATGTTGTTTGGCCCCGCTTACAAGGGCATTCCGCTTGCCGCGGTCACCGTGGCAGCGCTGGCGGAGAAGTTCGATCGCGACCCGGTGTGGGCCTACAACCGGAAGGAGGCCAAGGAGCATGGCGAAGGCGGTGATATAATTGGTGCGCCGCTGGCCGGACGAGTATTGATCCTGGACGATGTCATTACTGCGGGAACGGCTATACGCGAGGCTGTAGCAATCATTCGCAATGCCGGGGCCGAGGCAGTGGGCGTCGCCATTGCGCTGGACCGCGAGGAACGCGGCCAAGGGGAATTATCAGCGGTACAGGAGGTCGAAGAGGAACTGGGGATGGAAGTCATTCGAATTGCCGGCCTGTCAGACCTGATCGCCATGCTGGCAGGCGATATCAATCACGAGGCAACACTGGCCGCAGTCAGCAGGTATCGGGACCAGTACGGCAGCAAAGCCGGAGCCTGAAACCGTTTTTGGCAAAACTGTGAACTGAGGGTCTTTGGAATCGCCAGGACTGTGGTATACGAACCCTATGAAAAGTAAAGCGTTTTACAGTTTGATCGTTTTGGCGTGCCTGGTCCTGGCCGGGACTGCGACCGCCGCCGATACCTATCGCTGGGTCGATGACAACGGCATCGTCCATTATGGCGACACCGTACCGTCCGAGTACGCGAGGCAGGATCAGCAGGTTCTCAATAGCCAGGGCGTCACCATCAACACCATCCAGGGTTACCGGACGCCAGAGCAACTCGCGGAGCAGGCGCGCATCCGGATCGAACAGGAGCGCATCGCCAGGAACAAAGCGAAGCGGCAGGCCCGCGATTCTGTATTGCTAAGCACTTATCTTTCTGTCGAGGAAATCGAGCGGCTGCGCGACCGTCGCCTGGAATTGCTGCGAGCCCAGTCCATGGTCACCGAACAATACCTTGGCACGCTAAACGCCAGGCTCAGGGGACTGCAGGAAGAAGCCACCAAATTCAACTACCCCTATGATCTCGACTCCGATCTGCCCCCGTTGCCGGAAAACCTGGCGATGGAGATGGTGCAAACCCTGGAGGCGGTCGTACAGTACGAGTCCAACCTGCAGACCAAGCGTGAGGAGCAGGGCAGCATGGTTGCCATGTTCGACAGGGATATCGAGCGCTTCAAGGATCTGAAGGGAATCGAATAAAAAAACCGCAGGCTAATTCGGTCCGTGATAAATGGTGATTTGCAGGCTAATGACGGCCTGAGTGGCCGAAACCTCCGGCTCCGCGTGCGCTCTCGACGAACTCTTCCACCACTTCGAACTCGGCGTGAACGATCGGCAATATGACCATCTGCGCAATTCGTTCCCCTGGTTCTATCGTGAACGGCTTGGGGCTGCGATTCCAGCAGGAAACAAAAATCTGCCCCTGGTAATCCGAGTCGATCAAACCGGTGAGATTACCGAGGACGATACCGTGCTTGTGTCCAAGCCCGGACCGCGGCAGCAACACCGCCGCAAGACCCGGATCGTCCAGGTGTATCGCAATACCGGTCGGGATCAGTTCGGTCTGACCCGGCTCCAGCAATAGCGGCTCGTCCAGGCAGGCACGCAAGTCAACGCCGGCAGATCCTGCGGTCGCCGGCGCCGGTATCGGGTACTCGCCACCAATCCTGGCATCCATGATTTTTAGCTTTATTTTACTCATTCCGGTTGTTTTTCCTTGTCGCTAGTTTGCTGCACCGGCCAGACGGCTAGCAATCAGATCGACGAGTTTGCGTGCGAGTATAAGTTTGTCCTCGGTGGCAAAATGCTTTTTACCGCCCGGCCAGTACGCTGTCAGGGAATTGACCGGCACCTCAAAGCCGAGCCCCGGACCCACCTCGTTCGCAAAAATCATGTCCAGGTCTTTGTTTTTCATCTTGGCCAGCGCATTGGCCTCCACATCGTCGGTTTCCGCGGCAAAGCCGACACAAAATGGCCGCTTCTTGCTTGCAGTGACTCCAGCCAGGATATCGGGTGCGGCTATAAAGCTTATCGACATACCGGCTCCGTCCTTTTTAATTTTTTTGGTCTGAATCGAGGCCGGCTGGTAATCGGATACCGCCGCCGCCGCGATAAATACATCCGCTCCAGACAACGCATCGTTTACTGCGTCACGCATTTGCTCCGCGCTTTCCACATCGACCCTGTCGATGCCGGGCGCTGCAGTCAGATAAACCGGGCCGCTGACCAGGATCACACCGGCGCCCGCCTCGGCCGCCGCCTGCGCCATCGCAAAACCCATGCGGCCGGAACTTCGGTTGCTGATAAAGCGGACCGGGTCCAGCGCTTCCCGGGTCGGTCCGGCGGTAACCACGATTTTCCTGCCGACAAGCGCCCTGCCGCTGGTCAGACGCATGGCGATTTCCAGCGGTTCCAGCATTCGCCCGGGGCCGACTTCACCGCAAGCCTGGTCGCCCGCATCCGGACCAAGCAGCGTGATGCCGCGCTCGCGCAACCGCGCGCAATTCGCCTGGGTCGCCGGGTTGCTCCACATTTGCTGGTTCATCGCTGGCGCGAGAAACAACGGCGCTTCGCTCGCCAGGCACAAAGTGCCCAGGAGATCGTCCGCCGAGCCGCTTGCCAATCGGGCGATCAGGCTGGCGGTTGCCGGTGCAATCAGGATGAGATCGGCCCAGCGAGCCAGTTCGATATGCCCCATCGCCGATTCTGCCTGTTCATCCCAGATATCGGTGCGCACGGGCCAGCCGGATACGGCCTGCAAGGTTAGCGGGGTGATGAAACGTTGCGCGCCGCCGGTCATCACGACGCGTACTTCTGCGCCCCGCTCGCGCAGGCGACGTACCAGGTCGGGGCTCTTGTAGGCGGCAATGCCACCACTGACACCCAGCAAAATTTTTCCGGCTACAGGCATAGGAGCGGCATTATCCCTGCTCACTGGGACGCGCGCCAGCAAAGCGCCAAATTGAGTGACATTCAGGTGCGGACGGGCAGATTTCGACCGTGTCTGCCCGGCCGCTTCATGACACGCTTGCGGCTGGTGGTTTCCAGGGAGCTGATGATGGGTATTCGCGACTGGCCAAAAACCGAGCGTCCGCGCGAGAGGCTGCTGGCACACGGTGCAGAGGCGATCTCCGAGGCCGAGTTACTCGCCTGCTGGCTGGGCTCCGGCAGCCGTGGTTCATCGGCCATCGACCTGGCGCGAAGCCTGCTGTCCAGGTTTGGCGGCCTGCGCGGCCTTTTTCATGCTTCAATGGACGATGTATGCGAGCAACAGGGTTTTGGCCCGGCGCGCTACGTCCAGATGCAGGCCTGGCTGGAGTTATCCCGCCGCTACCTCGCCGAAACCCTGCCTCGCGGCCCCGAGCTGACCAGTCCCGGCGCCACCAGCCGATTCCTGCAGGCCAAGCTCAGGGACCTGGACCATGAGCTGTTTTGTGCGCTGTTCCTGGACAATCGTCACCGGGTGATTCGCTTTCAGCCCCTTTTCCGCGGCACCATCGATGGCGCCAGCGTGCACCCGCGGGACGTCGTCAAACAAGCGCTGCGGCTCAATGCCGCCGCAATGATACTGGCTCATAACCACCCGTCGGGGGTGGCCGAGCCCAGCCAGGCGGACCACCTGATCACGCGGCGATTACGGGATGCGCTGGCGCTGGTGGATATTCGCGTCCTCGATCACCTGGTGGTCGGCGATGGAACCTGTTTTTCCTTCGCCGAACAGGGGTTTTTATAGGCCGGGCTACAGCCAGATCAGCCTTCTCCAGCACCCGGTTTTTCTTGCGCGCAGCCCGCCATACTGGTATAAAGTCCCGCTTTTCGCCAACCCGGCAAGGTCCGGCTGGTATTCGTTGAAACGAAGGATTCAAGACCATGTCCAGAGTATGTCAGGTCACTGGCAAACGACCGATGACCGGGAACAATGTTTCCCATGCCAACAACCACAACAAGCGCCGGTTTTTGCCGAATTTGCACAAGCATCGCTTCTGGCTGGAAAGCGAGAAACGCTTTGTCCGGCTGAAAGTGTCGGCCAAGGGGATGCGGATCATCGACAAATTCGGTATCGAAAAGGTTATCGGCGATCTGCGCGCGCGCGGTGAGAAAGTCTGAGGCTGATTCGGCTTGTTGCTGTCGCCAGCGGATGAGGAATTAATTATGAGAGACAAAATCAGGTTGGTATCGTCCGCTGGAACCGGGCATTTCTACACCACGACCAAGAACAAGCGCTTGCACCCGGAAAAGGTCGAGATCAAAAAATACGACCCTACGATCCGCAAGCACGTGATCTACAAGGAAGCCAAGATCAAATAAGTAGAAGTTAAGTAGAAACGATACAAAAAGAACCCGCCTGTTGGCGGGTTTTTTTGTAATTTGAGAGTTCTGTTGTCAGATCGCCATTGCCGGTTGCAGACGATATCTTTTCAGTACTTCGGCGAATTCCTGCAACGCACGGATGCCGCTGGCTTCCGCTTCCGCGATCCAGTCGTGCAACTGGGCGAGCAGTTTCTCGTTGCTGACATCGGTCGCACCGGTCCAAAGATCACGCAGCCGTTCACGAAACTCAACGACGGTTTTGAGTGCGTGATTGTTATCCAGGATCTCGTGCAGGCGTGCATGGGCTTTTTCATCCAGCAACGTCGGTCGCCGAATCAGCAATTTGCGCGCCCGGCGCAATAAACCGTCAGCCGCGTCCGCACCGCGTAATTCCTTGTGAAATACAGGCAGCGTCACTGTTTTTGTGTAATTTCGCAGCACATGCATGCGATTGATCATGATTGCGCGCAAGGCTTCCAGATTAGCCACGGGTTCGTCCGCGAACACCGGCGCCGGCACTACGCGGCGGACCTTGGCCAGACCAAGGAATTTCATGATGCTGATGAACCCCCAGCCGATATCGAATTCCCATGGGCGGACCGAAAATTTCGCCGAACTCGGGAATGCGTGGTGATTGTTGTGCAACTCTTCGCCGCCAACGAAGATCGCGAGCGGAGTGATGTTGGTCGAAGCGTCATCGCATTCGAAATTGCGGTAGCCATAGTAGTGACCGATGCCATTAATGATTCCGGCGGCAAACAGCGGCATGGAAATCATCTGGAAGGCAATAATGATGATGCCCGGGACACCGAACAACAACAGATCCAGCAGCACCATCAGGATAATCCCGCCATAGGGCACGCGTTCGTAAACATTGCGCTCGACCCAGTCGTCGGGGCAACCGCGGCCGTATTTCTCCAGCGTTTCCGGGTTGCTGGCCTGCACCTTGTATAACTCGGCGCCTTCCAGCAGGACTTTTTTCAGACCTACCATCTGTGGGCTGTGCGGGTCTTCCTCGGTCTCGCAACGG
It contains:
- the rpmB gene encoding 50S ribosomal protein L28 is translated as MSRVCQVTGKRPMTGNNVSHANNHNKRRFLPNLHKHRFWLESEKRFVRLKVSAKGMRIIDKFGIEKVIGDLRARGEKV
- the dut gene encoding dUTP diphosphatase, with protein sequence MSKIKLKIMDARIGGEYPIPAPATAGSAGVDLRACLDEPLLLEPGQTELIPTGIAIHLDDPGLAAVLLPRSGLGHKHGIVLGNLTGLIDSDYQGQIFVSCWNRSPKPFTIEPGERIAQMVILPIVHAEFEVVEEFVESARGAGGFGHSGRH
- a CDS encoding DUF4124 domain-containing protein, with translation MKSKAFYSLIVLACLVLAGTATAADTYRWVDDNGIVHYGDTVPSEYARQDQQVLNSQGVTINTIQGYRTPEQLAEQARIRIEQERIARNKAKRQARDSVLLSTYLSVEEIERLRDRRLELLRAQSMVTEQYLGTLNARLRGLQEEATKFNYPYDLDSDLPPLPENLAMEMVQTLEAVVQYESNLQTKREEQGSMVAMFDRDIERFKDLKGIE
- the rpmG gene encoding 50S ribosomal protein L33, with protein sequence MRDKIRLVSSAGTGHFYTTTKNKRLHPEKVEIKKYDPTIRKHVIYKEAKIK
- a CDS encoding fatty acid desaturase; protein product: MEYLYGILNLDFWGYVIAALIMFQVSIFAVTVYLHRDATHRALDLHPWLRHFFRLWIWMTSGMLTRQWVAVHRKHHARCETEEDPHSPQMVGLKKVLLEGAELYKVQASNPETLEKYGRGCPDDWVERNVYERVPYGGIILMVLLDLLLFGVPGIIIIAFQMISMPLFAAGIINGIGHYYGYRNFECDDASTNITPLAIFVGGEELHNNHHAFPSSAKFSVRPWEFDIGWGFISIMKFLGLAKVRRVVPAPVFADEPVANLEALRAIMINRMHVLRNYTKTVTLPVFHKELRGADAADGLLRRARKLLIRRPTLLDEKAHARLHEILDNNHALKTVVEFRERLRDLWTGATDVSNEKLLAQLHDWIAEAEASGIRALQEFAEVLKRYRLQPAMAI
- the pyrE gene encoding orotate phosphoribosyltransferase, with the protein product MKAHQQEFLDLAIETGALRFGEFTLKSGRVSPYFFNAGLFCSGRAMAVLGRCYAQSIVESGLQFDMLFGPAYKGIPLAAVTVAALAEKFDRDPVWAYNRKEAKEHGEGGDIIGAPLAGRVLILDDVITAGTAIREAVAIIRNAGAEAVGVAIALDREERGQGELSAVQEVEEELGMEVIRIAGLSDLIAMLAGDINHEATLAAVSRYRDQYGSKAGA
- the radC gene encoding DNA repair protein RadC codes for the protein MGIRDWPKTERPRERLLAHGAEAISEAELLACWLGSGSRGSSAIDLARSLLSRFGGLRGLFHASMDDVCEQQGFGPARYVQMQAWLELSRRYLAETLPRGPELTSPGATSRFLQAKLRDLDHELFCALFLDNRHRVIRFQPLFRGTIDGASVHPRDVVKQALRLNAAAMILAHNHPSGVAEPSQADHLITRRLRDALALVDIRVLDHLVVGDGTCFSFAEQGFL
- the coaBC gene encoding bifunctional phosphopantothenoylcysteine decarboxylase/phosphopantothenate--cysteine ligase CoaBC, with translation MPVAGKILLGVSGGIAAYKSPDLVRRLRERGAEVRVVMTGGAQRFITPLTLQAVSGWPVRTDIWDEQAESAMGHIELARWADLILIAPATASLIARLASGSADDLLGTLCLASEAPLFLAPAMNQQMWSNPATQANCARLRERGITLLGPDAGDQACGEVGPGRMLEPLEIAMRLTSGRALVGRKIVVTAGPTREALDPVRFISNRSSGRMGFAMAQAAAEAGAGVILVSGPVYLTAAPGIDRVDVESAEQMRDAVNDALSGADVFIAAAAVSDYQPASIQTKKIKKDGAGMSISFIAAPDILAGVTASKKRPFCVGFAAETDDVEANALAKMKNKDLDMIFANEVGPGLGFEVPVNSLTAYWPGGKKHFATEDKLILARKLVDLIASRLAGAAN